Part of the Girardinichthys multiradiatus isolate DD_20200921_A chromosome 14, DD_fGirMul_XY1, whole genome shotgun sequence genome is shown below.
TTGATTTGACCTTCATGAataacaacatcatgctgtagaAGCTGAGTTATTAAGATTATATGTGAGTCTGAAATATACAATATCAGGGCAGATGATCCTCAAAGATGGCAGCTTTAGTTTGTAATGAATCAACTTTTCTCCCCTAGTTCTGACCTTCTTGCTGAGCTGTTCAACAGATCAAGGTTGGTCAActtctgtcacattaaaataaattcaaatatttaaagataACCTTTGGATTCAAGCTTATGTCTGagaatttaatgaaaaatacTGAGTCCCAGCAGATCTCAGTTTTTTAAAGTAGACTCTGTGTCTCTGAGCTGTGAGGAGGACAATATCTTTGCTGGATGGACTGTGAGGAGAAACACAACCAAAGGAACCAGAACTCAATGTGGAGATGGATGGGGGAAACCTGATGGTCTGACCTGTAAGATGACCTACATGGAAACAAGGGACACTGGAGTGTACTGGTGTGAGTCcagagagggagcagccagcagcagcatccaGCTCACTGTCTCTGGTAAGATAAGACTGTGGAGTTAGTGTTGATGAAGCTGTGTGGAAATGGATGAAATGCTgtagtttgtctctgtgttgaggtggatcagtgatcctGCAGAGTCCTGTCCTCCCTGTGATGGAGGGAGATGACGTCACTCTGAGCTGTCAAACAAAGACTTCCTCCAACCTCCcagctgctttcattaaagatggCTCCCTCATCAGGACTGAGCCTgcaggtcacatgaccctcCACCATGTGACCAGCTCTGATGAAGGTCTCTACAAGTGTAACATCAGTGGTCATGGAGAGTCTCCATCCAGCTGGATCTCTGTCTCAGGTCAGGAGGATTAAATTGTTTAACTGGTTTCAGGAGAAAATGTTTGGTAATTATTTAATATCTTTATTTCAGAGAAGCTATCAATCTCTTCTAGTACTGGAACCACTTCTAGTACTACAACCTCTTCTAATACTACAATCACTCCTCCACCTCCCTTCCAGTCTCTTTCCTGTGTGTTCCCGTCTCTTGTATGTGTGATTGTTGTGGTTTAACTGGTGATACTGGTTCCACTGTTGAGATGACACGTTCAGAGAAAATCTGAAGGTGGGACAAACCTCCTTACTTAAAGTTTATgctaaaatagttttaaaagacTTACAGTAAATTTGTTTAcgttgttttattttaggtaaTCAACAAGTCGGAGGGGAAAATATTAATTACACTGACATCAACATTTCACATCATcgttgacagaaaaacaaatcaaatgaaggtaaaattgttttctgtgtccttggttttgttttgtgggaTTTTCCATCTTTAATGAATGACTTAGATGGATGACAGGAAACCAGTACTTTTACTGAGGTCCTGTTGGGTAGAAGCTAAAATATCATCTGTAGAACTAAAATTAAATACGTTTTACCACACCGCCACCTTTAGCTGAAATTAACTGTTTTACAAACAGACATTTTAAGGATAGTTTTACATTATAAGAGCTTTTTGAAAAGTAACATACCAGCTATCCATGTCACATAGAAATAACACATCATGGCTACGACTCTAAAAGTTTCATTTTATCACTGGAATGATTGTTACAAAAAGACATCGGTTCCACCTCAACCAGAGTATTTTCTGTGGATCAAACCTGTGATGGTTTAACTTTTACACACAATGGACCTTTATTACCAGAAGTCACAACATGCTAACACATGAGCAGAGGTTTTTAATTAGCGCCACTTGGTTTAAAAAGATCTCATGAAGATGGTTGGTCCTCTTTAATAATTTAATCtaagttaccatgacaacaatgGTATTAATAAATGAACTTATTAAACTATTTTTATCTGAACATGATATATTAATTCATGCACAGTCAGCCTTTAGACATGGCCAAAGCACAATAACCATGACAACTGTCCTAAATAACATTCTTATTGCTCTGAACATGAAATCATGTGCTGCATTTTCTGTAGATGAATCTAAAGCATCGGATTCTGTAGATCATAGCCTTCTCTAAGAAGGTCTTCAACAGATGGACATTAGTACCTCTGTACTGAACTGGCTTTCCAACTAACTTAGAGAACCCAGTTAGAGTTTCTAGATAAAAACAACCCTGCAGCTTTGGAGATACATGGTTGGTTCTTTATCTAAATAGTGATGAGATAGATCTAGGTCCAACTATGGTTCATTATTATGCAGATGATGGTAGTTATACAGCGACATCATCCTTACAAGTAGCAATAGACTACATTCAGTCTGCATCTGACCTTTCTCAAAGTTCTTTGGCCAAACTAAAAGTGGTAATTAATACTATAGTATTATATTGGTAGGTTCATgtaaagaattaggaaaaactgCTTCCCAAACAGTTCCTGCTTATGAATGGAATGACCTGCAGAACGTACTTCATTACCTTCACCTAGTcattttaaacaacttttaaagacAGGTTTGAAGAAGAGAGTCACGGATTTAATTAACTTGTTAATTAAACTCAGGACGTCCTTGCTGCAGTGTTAACTGTCTCAGTGCAGCCTCGTCTTGTGTTTTCCAGTCTATGTAGAAGTGAATGAAATGTTTGCTTCCTTGGCTAAAAGAAGAGAAATTGTGTCTCAATAGAAAATTCTGTTCAGGACAAATTTGTTCTAAAGTGCTGCAAACAACCACACTTGAAGAACAAGATTAATCCAATGCTTCTGTATCGGGACAGAGGGAAGTCAGGATGAGTAAACATCAGTGATCTATTCAGATTTAAACTTGTCCTAATGAGATGGACACCTTATGAAAAGTGCCACTTTTGACCTCGTCagttcataaaatattttccttggGGGCCCAAAAAGATGTTAGACGggtctttgtgtttttggtcAGTAGTGGCTCTGGCTGTGGAACTCTCCCCTGAAGGCCATTTTTATAATTACTTCTGAACCACAAAAACTgaacttaactgaggcaagtactttttttaaatgaggatCTAGGTTATTTTGTGGCCTTCTGGATGACTCGTTGTTGCTCTAGCAGAGTAGATTTGGTAGTTCAGCCTCTactgggaaggttctccactgttccatgttttctccatttgtggataatggatCTTCCTGTGGTCCTCTGGAGTCCCAGGCCCTCAGACATGGCTCTCTAACTCTTtctagactgatagatgtcagagagactgtttctcatctgttcttgcaCTTCTTTAGATCAGAGATCATTATTTGTGTTATGACAACAGTCCTATGACTGTCCCCTctttgaactgccaccttaacatggtggaggggtttgagtgctcgaatgatcctagaggctatgttgtctggggcttaaatgtccatggtagggtctcccatggcaaacaggctctaggtgacgggtcagacaaagagcggttcaagaacccctcatgacgactacaaaatcgaggcacgtgacgtcgcccggtacggcggagctggggtccctccctggagccaggcctggggtcgagacttgtcggagagcacctggtggcgtggttgctcctcgcgggacccggccgggccaagcccgaacgagagacgcaagaccatcccccagtgggcccaccacctgcagggggaaccgtgagggaccggtgcaaagaggattgggcggcggacgaagttggagacctcggcggcccgatccccggatgcttaggctggctctagggacgtggaatgtcacctcgctgggagggaaggagcctgagcttgtgcgggaggtcgagagatatcgactagaaaaagttgggctcgcctccacgctcagcgtgggctctggaacccatctcctcgagaggggctgcaC
Proteins encoded:
- the LOC124880993 gene encoding Fc receptor-like protein 5; the protein is ILSPSRSQFFKVDSVSLSCEEDNIFAGWTVRRNTTKGTRTQCGDGWGKPDGLTCKMTYMETRDTGVYWCESREGAASSSIQLTVSGGSVILQSPVLPVMEGDDVTLSCQTKTSSNLPAAFIKDGSLIRTEPAGHMTLHHVTSSDEGLYKCNISGHGESPSSWISVSEKLSISSSTGTTSSTTTSSNTTITPPPPFQSLSCVFPSLVCVIVVV